The genomic stretch CCCTGGACCAGTACTTCTTATACCAAACCAGTACTAGTAGATTCCCTGGACAAGTACTACTAGATCCCTTAGACCAACCAGTGTCATTAGATCCAAAAACCAGTGACAGTATATCCCCTGGAAGAGTACTTCTAGTCGCTTGGACCAGTACCACTCGATCCCCTGGATCAGTACCACTTAGCCACTTGGACCAGAACAACTAGGCCCCTGGACCAGTACCAATAGATCCCCATAACCAATACCACTAGTTCCCCATGGACCACTACCACTAGATCCTCTGGAACAGTACCACTAGATCCTTTGGATCAGTTCTTCTAGATCCCTTGGATCAGTATCACTTGGTCCCCTGTACCAGTACAACTTAACCACTTGCTTAAGTACAActggaccagtaccactagatccaCACTACCAGTACAAATAGATCCCATGGGGCAGTACCAGTATATCCCTGGGCAAGAACAATAGTTTTCCTTGACCACTACCACTTGTTCAACTGGACCAGTACGACAAAACTACTTGGACAAGTGCAACTAGACCTCTGGACaagtaccactagatcccctgCACCAGTACCACTATATCCCCTGGACCAGTACCCCTAGATCTCCTGCACCAGTACACTAGATCCCctggaccagtaccactagatcccctggaccagtaccactagatccccttGACCAGTAACACTAGATCCCctggaccagtaccactagatcccttGCATCAGTACTACTAGATCCCCTGGGCCAGTACCACTCGTTCCCCTGGACCAGTACAACTAGATCATctggaccagtaccactagattCCTTGCACAAGTACCACTAGATCCCCAGGGCCAGTACCAGTAGACCAATACCACTAGATCCCCTagaccagtaccactagatcctCTGGGCTAGTACCACTcgaccagtaccactagatcccctgtaccagtaccactagatcccctgcaccagtaccactagatcccctgGGCCAGTACCACTAGACCCCctggaccagtaccactagatctTCTGAACCAGAACCACTAGATCCCCTagaccagtaccactagatcctCTGGGCCAGTACCACTCGACCAGTACCACTTGATCCCCTgcaccagtaccactagatcccctgcaccagtaccactagatcccctgcaccagtaccactagatccccttGACCAGTACCATTAGATCCCCTGGACCAGTACACCTAGATCCCTTGCACCAGTACCACTAAACCCCCTGGACCAGTATCCCTAGACCCCctggaccagtaccactagacCCCAAGACCAGTACCCCTAGTTCCCCTGGGCCAGTATCAGTAGATCCCCTGCACCAGTACCATTATATCCCCTGCATCAGTACCACTAGGCCAGTACAACTAGATCCCTTgcaccagtaccactagatcctCTTGACCAGTACCATTAGATCCCCTgcaccagtaccactagatcccttGCAACAGTACCACAAGACCCCCTGGACCAGTACCCCTAGATCCCctggaccagtaccactagacCCTATGGACCAGTACCCCTAGTTCCCCTGGGCAATACCATTAGCTCCCCTGCACCAGTTGCACTAGATCCCCTGGACCTGTACCACTAGATCCCATTGACCAGTACCACTAAATCCCatggaccagtaccactagatcccttgcaccagtaccactagatcctctgggccagtaccactagatcccctaCACCACTATATCCCCTagaccagtaccactagatcctCTGGGCCAGTTGCACTTGACCAGTACCACAATATCTCCTGCAACAGTACCACTAGATTCCCTGCACCAGTGCCACAAGgccagtaccactagatcccctggaccagtaccactagaccccctggaccagtaccactagatcccctgCACCAGAACCACTAGATCCCctggaccagtaccactagatcccctggaccagtaccactagattccctgcaccagtaccactagatccctGCACCAGTTCCACTAGATCCCACAAACCAGTACCATTAAATCCCATAGCCAGTACCACTAGATCCTCAGGGCCAGTACCACTCGCACAGTACCACTAGATCCCATgtaccagtaccactagatcccctgcaccagtaccactagatcccctggaccagtaccactagacCCCTTGAACCAGTACCACTAAATCCCCTGGACCAGAACTACTAGATCCCCTGGACCAATACCACTAGATCCCCTTGACCAGTACCCCTAGATACCATGCACCAGTTCCACTAGACCCCCTGGATCAATATCATTAGATCCCTTGGACCAGTACCTCTAGATCCCGTGCACCAGTACAGCTAGATCCCTAGCACCAGTACCACTAGACCCCCTgtaccagtaccactagatcccctgGACCAGTACCACTCAAATCCCTgcaccagtaccactagatcccctgggacagtaccactagatcccctgCACCAGTACCACTAGACCCCCTGGACCAGTACCACAGAATCCTCAGGATGAGTACCACTAGATCCCTGGTCCAATACAACTAGATCCCCATgaaccagtaccactagatccactggaccagtaccactagatcccttGCACCAGTGCCAACTACGTCCCCTGGGCCAGTACCAATAGACCAGTATCACTAGATCCCCTGCACCAGTACCACTAGACCCCCTGGACCAGTACCACAAGATCCTCAGGGCCAGTACCAGTAGCCCATTACTACTAGATCACCTAGACCAATACCACTAGATCCTCTGGGTCAGTATCACTAGATCCCCTGCACCAGTACCACTACATCCTCTTGACCAGTAACACTAGATCCCCTGGACCAATACCACTAGATCCCTTGCATCAGTACCACTTGATCCCTTGGGCCAGTACCACTCGATCCCCTGGACCAGTGCAACTAGACCCTCTGGACCAGAACCACTAGATCCCTTGCtccagtaccactagatcccctgGGTCAGTACCAGTAGACCAATATCACTAGATCCCCTAGACCAGTACACTAGATCCCCTGGACCAATACCACTAGATCCCCTagaccagtaccactagatcctCTGGGCCAGTTCCACTAGATCCCCTGAACCAGAACCACTAGATCGCCTgcaccagtaccactagatcccctgCACCAGTACCCCTAGATCCCTGGGCCAGTACCACTAGACCCCCTGGgccagtaccactagatcccctgGACCAGTTCCACTAGACCCCCTGGACCAGTACCCCTAGATCCCCTGGACCAGCACCCCTAGACCCCCTGGACCAGTACCCATAGATTCCCTTGGCCTGTACCAGTAGATCCCCTgcaccagtaccactagatcccctgCACCAGTTTTACTAGATCCCCTgcaccagtaccactagatccccttTACCAATACCACTAGATCCCCTGGACCAGTTGCAATAGATACCTTgcaccagtaccactagatcccttCGGCCAGTACCAGTagaccagtaccactagatcccctggaccagtaccactagatcccctgGGCCAGTACCACTAGACCAGCACCACTAGATCCCCTGCACCAGTACCACTagaccagtaccactagatcccctgCACCAGTATCCATAGATCCCCTGCAacagtaccactagatccccttGACCAGTAACACTAGATCCCctggaccagtaccactagatcccttgcaccagtaccactagatcctCTGGGACAGTACCAGTagaccagtaccactagatcccccTGCACCAGTACCACTAGACCAGTACCGCTAGATCCCCTtcaccagtaccactagatcccctgCACCAGTACCACTAGgccagtaccactagatcccctggaccagtaccactagatcccctgGACTATTACCACTAGATCCCCTGGACCAAAACCACTAGATCCCCTGGACCAATACCCCTAGATCCCCTGCACCAGTACCCCTAGATCCCCTGCAACAGTACCACTAGATCCTCTGCACCAGTACCATATGATCCCATGCACAAGTACCACTAGgccagtaccactagatccccttgaccagtaccactagatcccctcGACCAGAACAACTAGATCCCCTgcaccagtaccactagatcccctggaccagtaccactagatccctGGACCAGTTCCACTAGATACCCTAGACCAGTACCACTAGACCAGTCTCACTAGATGCCCTgcaccagtaccactagatcccttgcaccagtaccactagatcccctgGGCCAGTACCAGTagaccagtaccactagatccctAGACCAGTCCACTAGATCCTCAGGATCAGTACCACTttaccagtaccactagatcctCTGCACCAGTACCACTAGATACCCTGCACCAGTATCACTAGgccagtaccactagatcccctgGACCAGAACCACTAGATCCCCTGCACCAGTACCACTAAATCTCCTGCACCAGTACCCATAGATCCCCTACACCAGTACCCCTAGATGCCATAGACCAGTACCACTATATCCCCTGTACCAGTACCACTAAATCCCCTGGACCAGCACCACTAGATCCTCTGGACCAGTACCATTCGATCCCCTGGACCAGTACCTTAGATGCCAATTATCAGTACCACTAGATTCATACAGTTGTGTCCTTTGAACCGGTacagatattaattaaaaaatgatagaTACATTGTCAGAGCATGATGGATCATTAGCAGAAAAAGTATCTTGTACGCGTCTGGACAGGAGCCATATCGACGACAACTGCGGATACATTTGACCAGCTCCAACTAGAAAAATATACCAGTGCTACCTCCCTCATACAAGCagtttaatcaaattatatattcgTAGAGGAGCCTTTTGAAGTCATAAGGCATGTATTATGTAGGATGAAAAAACGGGGGACAAGGCTTGCAACTTTTAGTGTGAAAAACATCAGGGAACTTCTGTTAACCAGTTTCTGTCTACAGACAGATCGACAGACCCATGTCTTGACAAGCAAAGTGAATACATGTACCATATTGTTCAGGTTCTTCATGTCGTATGCTTTGAAAACGATGTTTCATACCCGATGCATATAGGTCTAGAATGTTCCTACCCTGCTGTCACGCTTCAGTGCCGTCGTTTCATGTAACAGCATCCTAGTATAGACCGACGATGAATCTCTTTAACGTATGTATATTTCGCATTGTTACACTGAAATTCAACCGCGCTCAACATACTTGGGTTGcgaaatatgttttctttatacAAGTTACAATTATCCATGCAGCCCCCCTGTTTATACAACAAGCGTGTCGCAATGCGGTAAATTAGTGAAGTGTTATTATTGcccaaacattttattaaaattaatagtgAACAGCTTATAAACTTTATTTTAGACGaacacatataattatttatccACTAGTCCGGTTTCTTGTACTATGATACGCCTGTAAATCTATATGTTTATGTTCAGAACAGTAACTGAACGCGAAAATGAAACGTAATTGCGTTTTAAC from Dreissena polymorpha isolate Duluth1 chromosome 10, UMN_Dpol_1.0, whole genome shotgun sequence encodes the following:
- the LOC127847977 gene encoding uncharacterized protein LOC127847977; translation: MFDKTGPSTTTSSGLVPLDPLDQYYKTPWTSTTRTPGQFPWTSTTRPPAPVPLDPLAISISSNGPVPLETAGPIPLDPLNQYHYIPWIGTTRSLAPVPLDPLHHTTISPGPVPLDLLHQYTRSPGPVPLDPLDHIPRPPGPVPLDPKTSTPSSPGPVSVDPLHHTIRSPAPVPLDPLQQYHKTPWTSTPRSPGPVPLDPMDQPPVPVPLDPLDQYHSNPCTSTTRSPGTVPLDPLHQSSGSVSLDPLHQYHYILLTSNTRSPGPIPLDPLHQYHLIPWASTTRSPGPVQLDPLDQNH